The Vicia villosa cultivar HV-30 ecotype Madison, WI linkage group LG1, Vvil1.0, whole genome shotgun sequence genome includes a region encoding these proteins:
- the LOC131643150 gene encoding 2-oxoglutarate and iron-dependent oxygenase domain-containing protein CP2-like, producing MYHQHHHQNGSLERRAQASNGDIATNNATNANSITRLLGNPRIDHMPDNYEDLPLDFNPLVFTSLERHLPSHILNLSRDLKAHYMSNILLRYLPHTERVRMQKQKEYRQKIILNYPPLHKEIYTMLSENFFAPSFLRAIKENTEASFRSIMAEPSRGIYTFEIFQPHFCEMLVSEVDHFERWVHETKFRIMRPNTMNQYGAVLDDFGLESMLDKLMNDFIRPIARVFFSEIGGSTLDSHHGFAVEYGTNRDVELGFHVDDAEVTLNICLGTQFSGGELFFRGVRCDEHVNTETQSGEIFDYPHVPGHAVLHSGRHRHGARPTISGNRINLILWCRSSAFREIKKYQREFPSWCGECRRKKKERERISVAATKAELLKRELKSAS from the exons ATGTATCACCAGCATCATCATCAAAACGGTTCCTTGGAGCGCAGAGCTCAAGCTTCCAACGGAGACATTGCCACTAATAATGCTACCAATGCCAATTCCATAACCAGACTTCTTGGAAACCCTAGAATTGATCACATGCCTGATAATTATGAAGACCTTCCTTTGGATTTCAACCCTCTTGTCTTCACTTCACTCGAGAGACATCTTCCTTCTCATATTCTTAACCTATCTAGAGACCTCAAAGCTCACTACATGTCCAACATTCTACTCCGTTATTTGCCTCATACTGAAcgtgttagg ATGCAAAAGCAGAAGGAATACCGGCAAAAGATCATATTAAATTATCCT CCGCTTCATAAGGAGATATATACTATGCTCAGTGAAAATTTTTTTGCACCCTCATTTCTCAGAGCTATTAAGGAAAATACAGAAGCGAGTTTCAGAAGTATAATGGCAGAACCCTCCAGAGGAATTTATACGTTTGAAATATTTCAACCACATTTTTGTGAAATGTTGGTATCTGAG GTAGATCATTTTGAAAGATGGGTCCATGAGACCAAATTCAGAATCATGCGACCTAATACAATGAATCAATATGGTGCTGTTCTTGATGATTTTGGCCTGGAATCCATGCTTGATAAATTGATGAATGATTTCATACGTCCTATAGCTCGag ttttcttttctgaAATTGGTGGATCCACACTGGACTCTCATCATGGTTTTGCTGTCGAATATGGAACCAATAGAGACGTGGAACTTG GGTTCCACGTGGATGATGCGGAAGTCACCTTAAATATTTGCCTGGGAACACAATTTTCAGGCGGCGAACTGTTCTTCCGAGGTGTTCGATGTGATGAACACGTGAATACAGAGACCCAATCAGGG GAGATATTCGATTATCCTCATGTTCCAGGCCATGCAGTTCTTCATTCAGGTCGTCACCGTCATGGTGCTAGACCTACAATATCTGGGAATCGGATTAACTTAATTCTATGGTGTAGAAG TTCGGCGTTTAGAGAGATCAAAAAATACCAGAGAGAATTTCCTAGCTGGTGTGGAGAATGCAGACGCAAGAAGAAGGAGAGAGAGCGTATATCAGTTGCTGCCACCAAAGCG GAGTTACTGAAGAGGGAGCTTAAATCCGCCTCATGA